GAGTGACAGTGCCGGTGTGGGCGTGGGAAATGCTGGCACAACTGGAGTCGGTGTCAAAATCCTATGAGCGGATCGATCTGGTAGGCGTGAGGGTGGAGCTGAGCTCCCTCTCGGCCGCTCAGCGTACAACGACGAAAGCCCCTTTGTGTCGGGCTGGTAGCGGTCCTAGGCAGAAGGGTGGAAGCTTGAGGAGTCCGATCAACTCTACAACAAGGATTCTTTCGTGTCGGGGCGGCGGCCTTGGGCTAAAGGACCCTTGTCCAGGTGGACTGGTGGAGCCGGGCTCCCTCGACGTTCGATGGATGGTAGTGTGAGTCGTCTACAAGATGACTATGAGTGGTTGCTCACATGGCGCGTGAtgtggtgccggcggcggcagcggccctGTGCGCTACAGATCTGGCGCCCGGCGGTGACAGGAACACATCCGGTGGTTGCCGGCGGCCAAGTGGCCCCCGATCAATGATGCGGCAGGGGTGCACCGGCGTCTTCCCGATCAATGAAGTGGCAGAAGCTAGTTCTGCAATGCGACATGGCTGGTGGCCATAGTGATGGTCTTAGGTGGGCATACAAAGCACTCATCTGGTAGTGCCACTCTGGCCTAGTGTGGAGTACTAGCATACATGGCTGTCGGAAGATCCGCTACCAAGATGGTGTTCTGAACACGCTTCATGTCCGGGGTGAAAACCCTTGCTCTGGCCTTTGTTGGTCGGGCTTGGCAGCGACAAACTTGTTTTGTTATCTTGTTGAAGAAGTTGTATCCGTGACAACGGCTGCAGCACGGTGTCTATCCTTTTTTTAAGGTGTTGTTGCGAAAGAAATCGATATAGTTCTAGCCGTTAGATTCATATCTTGTAATTGTGCTACTGTAACGCGCCGATTCCGCGCCTAGGTCCATGATTTTTTGTGCgcctcttgtgcattgaagcattttacaTGCAAGAAAATATTCATACTTTTTTTAATCCTTATACTATTTGTTCAGATTTTACTATTCATCGGATGTAGATGAGCTCGAGCTCCCAACTGAATTGTCGCTGCCGTAGTTACTTCTGTTATGTACTTCACTTgttaatgacattggccttgccgccTTGCATCAACTTTAATAAAGATGGTTATGTCCATCAATTCTTGTTTTTTCATCCGCCCCCTCCCCCCGGATCATGGTTTTATCTTGATGTTTAGCAGATAAGCTGGTAGTTAATTAAGCGAGTCAGCGGTTAAGCTGGTAGTTAATTAAGCGAGTCAGCGGTCAATTTTTCTTACTTCGCACAGTGCTTTTCTTCGAGTACTTGTGTACATGGCCTATTGATTGCTACTAGTCTAGATGTGACGGAACATGTGCTATCTCTGATAATTAATGTTTGTGCAATATGATTTGGCACACTTCAGATATGTGGTAGATAGTCGCCATTAATGTTTAGAAGACCTTAATAAGAACATCAAGCCCACACCGTCTCATGCCAAACGATCGCCAAACATGTGGAAGACAAGGAAACTTCGGTTTCAATAACAAGCCATGCCAGGAGAAAGTTGCCAACCTTTGCGACAAAGACCATACCGCAATCGCATCGTCTTGCCTACATCTTAGTCGTTGCACAAATCGAACACAAATGGATCCACACATGGCTAGCCACGTCACTGTTCAGTCTCGATCCAACGCAATAGCACCATGTATGTATGTCGGGATATATCATATGATGTGTCATATCTCATATGTCTACTGACAGCGATGTCGACACGCCAACAGTTGCACAAGAACAACAACAGGCAACCGTTGATCAAGAAACTCAAGTAGAGGGCTTCTCCATTGCAGACCATGAAGATGGTAAAGAGGACAGCCTGTAGGAGGTCCCGGAAACTTTGATTCTTTGACCCCGAACATATTTTTAATATTGATTTTTGAAGTGGTTTCTGTTACACACTTGCAAACATTATGCACGGGTGTGCATGAAGAAACAAACCAAGTAGCAATTATGCTGCTAATTATTTAGGACCTTGAATAACTTACATTTTTTTTAGATTAGTTAATCGATTAAAATTTTGAATCGAAATCCTTGGCTAGCTTAAACACAAGAACCTGACTTAGAATTTAGTAGTAAAATTTGACGTACTGATTAACTGTACTAGGAGAGCATGCAACTCTTCTCATTCACCTTTCTAGCAAAGGCAGGACGAAACTTGGTGAATTTGTAGAAACTCGTGCAATTTTTCTCTATGAAAGCAGCAGGGGAAACCAAAAAATAACTATATCGCTGCAAATGGTATAGGCAAGGGAAGAAAGAAACGCTTCACCAAGATATTTCTCCAGATAGTGTTAGTGCTTTTAACTTGTCAAAGAGCTCATTAGGCATTTGCCTTCACAAGGACAAAATTAATAGGGTTTAAAAAGCAAGAAGATAACATTAATTCTTTGACATAAACATATTCAAAACATTATATCTGCTACACAGTTAAAAACAAAGTGCACGGAAGGAGATTGAAGAAGACACCATGTGGCTTGACACTCAATAGACTTAGCTAAAATCTCACGCACCCTCATGTGCGGTGAGTGATGAGAGAGATGTAATGTGCTACATCTACTCAGCTCATACGGCAGCCTACAGGTATAAGTTTCACATCTTCCACTGAGCCAGTGCTTTTAATAAATGTAATTTATATGTCAGCTACCGACTGTATTTTGCTATGAATGTATCCTTTATATATAACCATCAAAATGCTACTCACTTTATATATGACCGGCCGTGATTGTTCACAGTTCAACTACGGGTTCCTCTAAGATCACAGGTTGTGCGTACAGTATCTTGTTGGGCGACAGTGCAGATCACAACCCATGATCGATGATGAAATCCACACCACTGAGATTGAAGATTGACTCTGAGCCAACAACATATAACGAAGCAACATGTATCGGCAGGAGGTGCGATATGTGTGTCGTAACATACACACATATTATTCACTTGATAATTTATTCGAAATGAGTGGCTTCGGGAGAACATCTACCACGATTAGGTCCTGATTGATAACAAGTGTCCTCTTCTCTCCTATGCTTGCTGTGAGTTCTTCACTTCCAGCTTTGTAGAAGATCTCGAGTAGAGCCTCGGTTCCACCCATAATTTGTTTTGCTAGTTCTAGTTTTCTCCAATTCTTAGCTCTTTTTCCACATGTGTTTTCTCTATTTCCTCTTCATTGGTTCTCTTCATTGTTAGCTACAAATAGAACTCCCATTGTGTATCAAAAAGAATACTCTTTCATGTTGACAATTTTTTCCCCATATCGATATGTTTTTATTCACATTCGTTGATTCTCCATGAAAGTATTGTACACCATAGTATAGTTCATACAACATTCTTGAGTGTTAACTACTCATGAGAAATCCAAATACAGTGGTAGTTTGGATGTGATGGAGAGAAATGAACAAATTTGAGATTCTATTGCTACTGTCCTGTTCTTAATGGAAAAGGAAAAAACGACAGTCCTAAAAGGGTAAGCCAACATGTTGGTGCCGATTTTCGTAAGGCAATAAGTTGGTCCTGAAAATGCCAAAATTCCGTGGCTGGTTGGATATCGGTGGGAGCGAGTCCGCCTAACAATTCTTTCCTGCCGATGCAGAGAGAATCACAACTTGGCAAGCCTTGTCTTGACTGGTTCAGGAGGAATAGTGTAAATGTGTTTGTCTAGGGGCTGCAGTGTACACACTGGAGTCAAACACTACAATCTATCTGGATCGCCCCTCCTACAGAGAAGGCCACCACAGTCACCATGGCACGAATTCTTGCTGAGTTGGGTCGACAGAGGACTATAAATATATCAAATCCTCTTCAGAAAGAAAATATTAAACCCAGCGTCAGTTTACCCCTTCTATCCGACATAAAGCCAGCAACCAAATATATAAACTAGTTGAATTCAGAGAATGATGTCAATAGGTTGGGCCTGATTGACCTTGCTTCTTATTTAGGTCCTTTTCATTTGCAGGATTCGTAAAATGCAAAATAGAAAACCCGCAAGAATAGGACGTCATGGCATTTGGAATCCCACATAAGTCAGTAATAGTTGTTTGGTTGCACCACACGAAGAACACATGATTTCTCTATACAAATTGAATGGATGATCAAACAGGCCCTTAAGGTTCAGTGCGACCAGCACTCCAACACAATTCACACTGCAGACTTTAGGATACGTTGGTGGTAACACTTACCCGTTATCAATGTCAAGACAGACACGGACGAGAGAGTCGGAATTTCTTTACGTGGTATACAAGTCAATATATATGTGCATTATATCAGTGGCCGGCTTGAGTCCACCTTCCTCAGGCTCGATCCAGCAAACCTTCTTAACGCAAACTTCCAACATCCCTGCTAACAAATAGAAAAAGGTTCCTCAGAGGTTCCAAAAGGCCAGTAACAGCAGAGAAAACTTTCTTTAGATGGCTTCGAGAATGTGCATTTGATAACCGGGTGGGTGGTTTCTACCAGATATTGGGTTTTGAAATATTGCTTTTTCAGTTGCCGTCGTCTTGTTTATCAGACAGAAAAGGAGCATTATAACTATGTGACGACTCATACACAGTGAATTATTTCCACAGAAGAACACATGGAAATTTTAACTTGCCGATTTAAGTGAATATTTGATGTAATTGTAAATATGTATGAATTCCATGTGCTTGCAACATGTTCCTTTTAATTCGTATTAATCGAGTAGTAACTTGGAATATTTTGATCCTAATATGCCATTACTAGTCAATAGGTGCATTGCATGTGCGCAATCACTAGTGGTATGATGGGCAACAGTTTTCTTATTAAAATTATGTTTATTTAAAGCAGGGTTGGTACCTTGCGATCATCCCGGTATTTGACCGAGGGATCGATGATGTAGTTCTTTATAAGTCTGCAAAGCTCTGCAGGCTTTTCACGGTTTATGGCATGGCCAGCATCCTTGACGATTGTTAATTCCGATGTATCCCCCAAATGTCTGAATTTACGCCAATGTTAATTGCATTGAGATAGAAGGCTTGCATACGTTAAAAGTTTAAGTTGTAACTAGACAAACCTTTTCAATCGCAAGCCAAGTTCTAATGGGAAAACCCTGTCTTGCTCTCCCCAAATTATCAAGGTTTGCTGCCACATTCACATAGTATGTGACACAAATATTATTAAAAGTTAAGTAAAATAATAATTGAAGAACCAAAAACATGACGACAGGCATCAACTTGTGTGCTTCCATTGAACAATACAAGATATAAAATGTGAATCAATACCTGGTTAATTTTAGGAAGGTCCGAAAGCTTCCTACCACTGATCAAGGCATATAACAACTCGCTCTTTTCTTTCACATTTTCAGTACACATAACCTGCCAACATGGAATGTGTATAAAGGTACTAGCATAGCAGAATTAAATAAGTGTAAAAGCACTCACAAAAATGTGTAAACAAGTAAATAATGTATGCATTTGATTTCCAAAACTTAACCAATACAACCTACCAACGGAATTACAGCAAGAAGTGCAGTAGGAACTACGAAGTGAATCTAAGAAACTTCGTAGATGTTCTTGACATTAAAAATGCTGCACTTGAACGTTTCGACATTAAATTATTTAGGCAAGCTACTTAACTTGGAGTTATGATGTAACGTTTTGGTTCTGTGAGCTTCATTTGTCATTATGACACAAGATCGATATGATGATGGGTCTAAGACTGCCACATCAGTATCATTTATGATTTATGTCGTTGTCTCTCTTAATTGCTTGGTGTAGAGCTTAATACTTAGTTTGATAGTATTCTACAAGACGATAAATTAGCAGCCTAGATATAGGAGTATCGTGTCAAAAATGTTGTTTATTACTTGGTTGCCTAAAGAATTGACGCATGGTATTGGTATTTTACCAAAGATATTTGTATTATCATCTTTCCTTCAGTTAATTTTCTGTTTGTGTGATAATGATAACTGATGAGGTTCCGTTCCAACAAATGAGACCTTACCAGTGGGTAAAATCATATAGAATAACTAAACAAGTTTGTGAAATTCAAAGAAAACGTGATTAAAATCATAAGATTGCACTGATATTTTCAATGCACCATTGATCTTAACTGCTATGTCTGATCATTTTCACTTGACATCCAAGAATCTTaccaaaaaaggctttcgccccgctttataaacaaAGCAATGACCAACAACATCCAGGTACAGACGCACACCACCacaacacatgcacacacccaaggcgggatacataggcgctgagcgcagcaacacgacCCCCAGCACTACACAAGCAACCGGGACTCCACCAGTGAACACCCACCACGAAGAGATGCAGCCGCATAcgacgaaccgtgggctccaagacggtgccttcaggaagggtacgacacgggagcgccgccaccgcccgatccgaggATCAAGGTTTCCCCCGGAGCCACACGACAgacaatgagagccgcgacgacgccttcaagaagggaacgagctaCGCCGCCGCCGGTCTGTCCGAAgaaagagcaggttttcaccccggccaatacTCACTGCCATCGAACGCCGCACCCCgacaaccacgccgcccacacggccatgaccATCGGGCAGCACCAAGCGACGGGCTCTGCCCGTGAGCACCGTgcaaccaccaccagggccgccgcccaggAATCCAAGACCTAGGAACCACCACAACCGACACCCGCCGCTACCCCAACGGACGAGACGATCAGATCCCGGGGCACACAAGTCCATCGATTCGTCCTACAGCTCCGGGCGCGAGACTAGCTTGGTCCTGCTGcggggcgcgagacgagctcggtcctgctgccgggcgcgagacgggctcggtcctgctgccgggcgcgagacgaggaggtcctgctgccgggcgcgagacgagcacgGTCCTGCTGCCCGAGCACGGGACTAGCGATGGGTCGCAGCAGGGAGAGGGCCATCCCACTGACGAAGATTGCGCCCGAGCATCGAGAAGAGGGGTTGAAGCTCTCCACAGGCCGCTCACCAACGGGCCGACGCCGAAGAAGTCCAGCCGCCGCCGTGAGACGATCCTGACCACCGCCATGAGCCACCACCACGCCGTGGTAGCCCACATCCCCGCCGAGCGCAACCCGCAGCACCTGCCATCGCCGGATCGGCCGGGGGCCGGCAGGTCCACCACCACCAGGGAGCGCTGCAGCAGGGGCAGCCACCGGAGCAGGCCACCACCTGCGGCGAGCCGGAGCCCCGCCACCACAAGGGCCCAGAGCACCTAAGTCGCAGCCACGATGGATCTGGGCCGCGCccaaacgccgccgccgccggaagcaGGGCACGCCCCCAGCCCGTCCcagccacccgcgccgccgccagcaAGCCGCGCCCCCGTCGCGGGCCaccgtcgccgcgccgccgcgccctggGCCAGCGTCGCGCCGCCGCCCAACAAGGATGGCCCGCGCCATCCAGCGccgcgcgggggaggaagaggccccgccgccgcccgatcTGGCCGGGCTTAGCCCGCCAGCACgctggggcggcggcgaggggagggagaaTCGAGGAGGGGGCCGCgcaccgcgggctagggtttcccccccggCGGCGCTCGCGGGAGCAGCCAGGGAGGGGAGGGGAGCCAGCTAGATTAGCTGAAATGTCGCTATTGCTGTTATGCTAGTGTTGTTTTGTTCATATCATCCAAGAATCTTTGTTGTCAAAGTTTCTGAACTTCACCACCAGTATATTTACAAAAACGGTGTGAAGTTGTAGAATGTAATGGTCAAAGTAGCATCTTCAAGACTTTGAGAAATCAAAATATCAGGTAAAAAATAACATATGGAGTATTAGCGAATACAAATGTGATGGAGTATTTATTTTCATGAAGGCAAGGCTGAGCAACTCATGGATTCTTATGTCCGTCAAAGCTGAGACCCCGTTTATATGGCCTATTAGTTTTATCTATGAGCTGCGACATTTAGCAGCAGAGGCTGCTTCCTGTATCCGTGCTAAAACAATGTGCATTCCTGTTTTCATTTTCCATGAGGCTGGGAAAAGGGTGGGGGAGAATCATTTGATGTCATATGTATTAGAAAAAACTAAGCATCGTATCCTAAGGAGCTTACACCGACTAATTGCTGAATTCCTCTGATTGTCAAAATTGCAACTAATAGAGATCACCTGACATTCAACAATTCAACCAATAGGCGCGGCAATTTTTTTCTATGTAATTTGACTTATAGAGCCGCAGGTAGTAATTATGAATTGATTCACAAGTTCTAAGCTCCAGCACCCGAGCTAATCATCGGTGAACAATCTCAATCACGCAACAATGCAGCACAACGAAATGAAGCTAATTTAGTTGTCAGGTCACTGAGTTTTACCTACCCTGATGTAATCCCTGATGAAACAGGACGGCATGAACTTTGGCGGTTTGCAGAAGGTGAGCTCCACCAACCTCCTCAGATCCTCCGGCCGCTGCGGCAGCAGCACGCTGGCCGCCTCCGAGATGTCGTCCACGGCAAACAGCCCGGACGCCAGGTCGGCCTCCTCGAGGCAAACACCCGCAGCTACGAGCACGAGCCGCTCCACCACGGCGGGGAAGGCGTGGGCGAGGTGATAGGCCACGAAGCCGCCGTAGCTGACGCCGACGACGCTGTACCTCTGCGGCGCGCCGGGGAGGGCGGCCATGGCGGCTGCGACGGAGGCGGACTGGTAGGCGGGGGATCTGTCGGCGGCAGGGGAGGCGGAGTTGCCGAAGAAGACGAGGTCCGGGACGAAAGGGGCGAGGCCGGCGGCGATGAGCGGGCGGAGGAAGGGGGCCCACTGCCAGGTGGCGTTGGCGCCGAAGCcgtggaggaggaggacggggtggaGCGCCGGGTCGGGGCGCGGGAGCCAGAAGTGGACGACGGCGCCGTCGGGGAGCGGCACGGCGGCCTGGCGGAGGCCGGCGGAGCGGAAAGCGCGGGCGTAGCAGCGGTCCCGCGCGAGCGTGGGGCTCAGCCGGTGCTtccaccgccgccgtccgccaGCCGGCGGTGGTGGCGCGGGCATGCCGGTCGCCGGAGGCCGGGGATCTGCCGTATCGGCTGGTGGACTGAAGTCTGCTTGGTCTGTTTGGGGAACCTGACAGCATAACCTCGTGCGGGCAACGACTTCCCTTGCACGTTTTTTCGATTATTCagtatcaatgaaatgatacgcacCTTGCGTATTCGCGgaaaaaaagcaaaaaataaatatATGTATATACAATGAGGACCTGTTTAGGAAGCCGCGTCCGCTCCTTAGCGCTTCGGTAAAGCCGACCAAAAAAATATTCCAAATGATAAATGACACATATGTGGCATGAAGTTACAACTAAAATTGCCATCTGAAAattaaaaacaaacaaaaaaaaactgAAACTTCTTATCAAAAAGGAAGTTGCCATACTTCATAACTAAAGTTTTCATCCTCGCGTCACTAAACTTGCCATAGAAAACGTTCAGAGTTACCATGTGTTCGTGCCACGCGTGCGACACTTATCAGGGTCAAAAATATTTGGTCCCCTATATATAAGGAAATACATTAATCCATATAAGGAAAATTCTAATCCACATTAGAAATGCAGTACTCCTATTTACTGATGGTCACCAGCATAGTTAACTACTCCAAATTCTGTACATATGAAGATGGGAAGAAGCCTTGATTAGACAGCATGCAAGGGCGAACTCCAGCCGCCAATTGCATACTAATTTTACCCTTTTTTATGGTAGCGAGCATACAACTTTTCACGAATGCATCGGAGAAAGAAAACAACCACCTAAGAGTGAGGCAAATAATTAGTAATCCTTTTGTTGAATAGTTGCGGCACATGGGTAAACACGCCACATAGGTAAGCATGGAGATAGAAACACCTAGTTATTCCTTGATATGGTTTGAACAAAAAAACACATGTTGAGCAACATGTCATTTCGCTGAGAGTAATCCAGCAAATTGTATTTGAGTGAGTATCAGGTGATACAGGAGCTTAGATGCTCATGTGATACGAGCTCGCGTGTCATTGGCACAACTCCTGCAACTTTGAAGCAAAACCCTTGAAAAATCTTATATTTACGTGCAAGTCCAAGAGCATGGTTGTCACCCTTAGATCTTAAATCCAACGGCTCAAAGGAGTACGTATCATGGTAGCACCTAAGCTTCTGTAACACCTGATATTTTTCCAATTATATTTGTATTTAGTTAATGGGTAACACCGTTGTCCCGCCGACGAATTTTGAAAACCTTAATCCTTGAAGTTGTAACGGCAAAATGATGGAAATCATCCACAATGTTGCTTAGCCATGATCTGCAGCCTGGTCCTCCACTGATCACTAAATGTTACCGTAAAGGCATGGTACTCATTGTAGCCTGGACACCGCAAATAGAACATTGAGGTAAGGTGTTTGGTGTGTGCTTGCATCGGTCAAATTAGACGGACAGCGGGCTTCTAAGCGAAGATAGGGATATGCCGAGGGACTTGTGCACACCAAATGTGAGCCCACATCCTCCGGTTTCCATCATGTGCAATGCTGGACCCTTCTTGGTCACCAGCTAGTTTGAGATAGGCGTCGCGGAGAGTGAACCATCAGGACTTTTTAGGGTGTCAGGAAAGAACATCATACCCCATAGTTTTTTGACACGAAGCTTTAAGACCCTCTCAAGGTCAAGCATGGTTATAATTTCCTTTACAAGTTGCGCTCTCTAGCTCTTAGTCATTGGATCAATACGATCTGACACCCTTCTCCAACCTCACCATGTTACCAATCACTTTCAGATTCCCTCTTGGGAACTAATTATCTCTCCATATCCTAACCTTCTAACAGTGTTGATGCACCATATGACGCTTTATCAGTACACACCATATGATGCTTTATCAGTACACAATGTACAACACAAGTTTAATGTAAACCATGCACGGTAGGAAAACAATACCATGTAGTCTTTTTGTTGGAAACGTGAGGATTGAGTGTTTGGATTTGATCTGCCTCATTGTGTGTTGACCGTCCAGTTAAATGAATAAACGAAAAGCAAGAGTAAAGAAAACAATGACAAATGTGAAGAAAACAAGGACATATCTTACAATCCAATATTCAAAAAATGAAATGTTAAGATTGTAAGAATGAGATGAACCTTTTTTACAAAGAGGGAACGTATGTAGTCATTTTGACATTCAGAATGAGCAGGACGATATTAGCATCAAATAGACCaaagaacaattatcttcctcatTATGCCGATGACGCAATTAAGCTAAAATTGAATAGCAaagttaaaaactaaacatactCTCTCACACAAATGTCTCGATTGTCCACCCGGTTTAATACAATGGATTGCATGGACTCTTCATCTGCGTTCACCATCATGGAGAAATAAACCCATAAATATCAACGGGTTGACTTGACTGGCATAGACGGCCAAGCAAATCGAATCTTATCAAGACTAAGTCTACTCAAAGAGCAGAAGTAACAAAATAGATCGGTGTTCTACAAATGCCTCTATTGTCCCCATGGTTTAATGGAATGGATTCTATCGTACATCTAATCGGTGTTTCATCACATAGGACCAAAACCAAAAATAATTTGATTAGTACAGAGCAACATGCTACATCTACATGATTCAATGTTCTCTCTGGCAGATGCCTTGATTGTCCACACAATTCAACTGAATGGATTGCATCAGACTCGTCATATGTATTCATCATCATGGAGAACCACAAAGTAGCAAGCATGTCTTAAGACAACGTCAACATCTGCCTATGTCACTCGAGCAAGGCTTTCCCCTTAGAGCAAGACAACCCTACCACCAACATGGGCTAGCGATATATACCAAGGCCAATCCTTCCTTATGCAAACTCAAAATTTTCTCAAGAGCTCGGTCGTTGTCGGACTTGCAACCTCATCATTCCTCCAGTTTTTATCTAGCTTGGCTACTAAAATAAAATTTTGGAACTTAACCAGTGTCTTCTTTAAACAACTGAAAGCTTCCTTAATTAGGGCTTACTAATAAAATACATCATATGTGTGTATTGTATGATGCTTTCTTTGGACATGCATTGTAATTACAATTATCCATTTGGTAGTTGTTCGTATTCTTACAACAGTTTGCTTTTGATGTATTGTCACTTTGGTTATGACGACATAATAAATTTGTGGTTATGTGCGTCTATATTTGATGCAAGGACACATGTACTATATGTAGCTCATTCATTTCATGAAAAGAGAGGGATGAGATCTACCAACTGCCTTTTCAGCCACATAGTTCATGGGGTGGTCTAAATGTATAGCTTTGACATGTTCCAATAAGAAAGCGCTTTTAATAAATCTACTTTGTGATACCTACCAACTATATTTTCCTCTATGTGTGCCTCTATATATAACCATCAAACTACTACTCATTTCACATATGACCAGCCACTGTATGATACTTCATAGGTTTAAATTGCATGCTCATTTACGCTCTATGATTCTAGTACAGGCTACTTTGTTGGAACAGATTGTTAGGAACAAACCATGCTCAATCATGAAATCTACTACATTAAGGTTGGTCGTCGACTTGGTTGGGCAATGTATAAGAAAGCACACCACATATCGACATGAGGTACAATATGTGTGATGTAaaagtacacacacacac
Above is a window of Triticum dicoccoides isolate Atlit2015 ecotype Zavitan chromosome 5B, WEW_v2.0, whole genome shotgun sequence DNA encoding:
- the LOC119312041 gene encoding lipase 3-like isoform X4, translated to MPAPPPPAGGRRRWKHRLSPTLARDRCYARAFRSAGLRQAAVPLPDGAVVHFWLPRPDPALHPVLLLHGFGANATWQWAPFLRPLIAAGLAPFVPDLVFFGNSASPAADRSPAYQSASVAAAMAALPGAPQRYSVVGVSYGGFVAYHLAHAFPAVVERLVLVAAGVCLEEADLASGLFAVDDISEAASVLLPQRPEDLRRLVELTFCKPPKFMPSCFIRDYIRVMCTENVKEKSELLYALISGRKLSDLPKINQGCWKFALRRFAGSSLRKVDSSRPLI
- the LOC119312041 gene encoding 2-hydroxy-6-oxononadienedioate/2-hydroxy-6-oxononatrienedioate hydrolase-like isoform X2 — its product is MPAPPPPAGGRRRWKHRLSPTLARDRCYARAFRSAGLRQAAVPLPDGAVVHFWLPRPDPALHPVLLLHGFGANATWQWAPFLRPLIAAGLAPFVPDLVFFGNSASPAADRSPAYQSASVAAAMAALPGAPQRYSVVGVSYGGFVAYHLAHAFPAVVERLVLVAAGVCLEEADLASGLFAVDDISEAASVLLPQRPEDLRRLVELTFCKPPKFMPSCFIRDYIRVMCTENVKEKSELLYALISGRKLSDLPKINQQTLIIWGEQDRVFPLELGLRLKRHLGDTSELTIVKDAGHAINREKPAELCRLIKNYIIDPSVKYRDDRKGCWKFALRRFAGSSLRKVDSSRPLI
- the LOC119312041 gene encoding 2-hydroxy-6-oxononadienedioate/2-hydroxy-6-oxononatrienedioate hydrolase-like isoform X1; the encoded protein is MPAPPPPAGGRRRWKHRLSPTLARDRCYARAFRSAGLRQAAVPLPDGAVVHFWLPRPDPALHPVLLLHGFGANATWQWAPFLRPLIAAGLAPFVPDLVFFGNSASPAADRSPAYQSASVAAAMAALPGAPQRYSVVGVSYGGFVAYHLAHAFPAVVERLVLVAAGVCLEEADLASGLFAVDDISEAASVLLPQRPEDLRRLVELTFCKPPKFMPSCFIRDYIRVMCTENVKEKSELLYALISGRKLSDLPKINQQTLIIWGEQDRVFPLELGLRLKRHLGDTSELTIVKDAGHAINREKPAELCRLIKNYIIDPSVKYRDDRKQGCWKFALRRFAGSSLRKVDSSRPLI
- the LOC119312041 gene encoding lipase 3-like isoform X3, which gives rise to MPAPPPPAGGRRRWKHRLSPTLARDRCYARAFRSAGLRQAAVPLPDGAVVHFWLPRPDPALHPVLLLHGFGANATWQWAPFLRPLIAAGLAPFVPDLVFFGNSASPAADRSPAYQSASVAAAMAALPGAPQRYSVVGVSYGGFVAYHLAHAFPAVVERLVLVAAGVCLEEADLASGLFAVDDISEAASVLLPQRPEDLRRLVELTFCKPPKFMPSCFIRDYIRVMCTENVKEKSELLYALISGRKLSDLPKINQQTLIIWGEQDRVFPLELGLRLKRDVGSLR